The nucleotide window TGGTGTAGTGGTATGATCTAGTTAGGTTGTCCAATATAAATTTATTTCAAAGGACCTGTTTGGGTGTACTCCAAATCTCAAATCAATTACATATTTCAGCAGTTTAGATAATCTTCCATTTCAGTGTGTTTCGGGCTAACcaaatcaattttgaatgcattaTGGGTCAAACCTGAAATGCGTCCGTTGGTGATTTGGACATCCAAACACAGGAAAAATTGAAATTACATGTGGATGTTGTGTGGAAAGAGGTTCCAAAGGAAATGGATTCCATAAAAAGTACATGTTTCCTACATTTGGGTTTAAGAAGATGTCTAAAAACAGTTTCCTAGGAAATGGTTTCAAGCTAAGAGATGTTATTGTTTCCTTTGTCACAGCTAACTTGTGAATTCTAAGGAAATAGATTCCTTGCCAAcggtcaattttatttttttttgaaatcctcCCTCTCTAGATATATATGTTTTGTGGGTGTTGATCTAGCATTCACTCCACCAAACATACAATTTGGAGTGGGGCATGGTGTCTTTGTCAGACATCCAAGCCTCTCATCAGAGGCACCCCATCCAAAATATCAGACCCCCACATAAAAACAAATTCTagaacaaatttattacatgatGGGGATGATTTTTAGGACAGCTAGGATTGAAGGAAATTCAGCATAAAGGTTAAAAACTAAGGCAAAAATAGCCTAAATGCATGCTATTACTTCTGATGACTATAATTTTGTGACCGTTGTCCCTTTTGTGTGTATAAGATATTGTCGGAAAGTTATTGACGAACTCTATACCTCGGTTAATAACTGGCCTCAAAATGGTCATTTTAAGAGTTAAttatagttttaaattaaaattaactattttttttaataaatttcatttttaaaaatatatttttaagatTATAAGAGTCTAGATGTCCTCCAAAATCTTTACTTTAGTCTTTTAAATGTTGtttataaattttgaaaagaTTAGACatctttttactatttttagtaattttatcaTTTCCAAAAGCTATCTTATTTCATATTAAATTAAGAATTGAAATTTTCTATTACTTATATAATCATGTAAATTAGGTTGTAATTAATACCTTATTCAATAATATCAATAATCTCTATTCTTCTAAATTCAAGGGCTATTTTTGAAAAGAATACCatgatttcttttttccttttttctttttaatctacGCTTTTGCTAAGTTAAGAGCCAAGGTAGGCTACATTATAAGGAATAATGTGAAGTAATACATAAACAGTAGATTATGTAGTGTGactcacctaagttttggatttgcctaatttttggagtTTCCCTTCATCTACAGGGGCATGGAtaacgaacggtttggatggcgtataaacaacGGCGTTTCCACATGGAAACcaataaaaagaggaagagatcCTTTGCATAGCTTTCCCAACACCCAAGCATATAGTAAGCATAATTTCTTTCTCAGAGAATTTGTTTCCCGTAAAATACTTCCTCTCTACTTGCAATAAAAATGAGAGTGTGATAGAAATCAGAGTGGCGAAGTGGAAAAATGGAATATAACTCAATTCAATTCCAATTTTCTGTGCCAATCCAAACAGCAAGTGGAATAAAAAAGATATATGAATTCGGCCTAGTAAAGAATCCAAACTATGGATATACTGTCTCACTCACCAAAAATGTCTTGCCATTTCCAAGTCTAAGCTTATTGATGATCCATCAATTGGTGCTGCTTGCGCGACGGTTAAGACCCATGGAGCCACGCTCAATAGAAATGCAGGAACCGGGCCATTGTTTCCAGAAGATTGTGAAGTGAGGATACCCTTTTGCATGGCGTGAAAAGCTCCAATGGCAATGGAATCATGATCATAGTATGCTGAAGCAGCTGGGCCCAATGAAATAGAGACAATGTCGACACCGTCGGCAATAGCGTCGTTAAATGCAGCCAAGACGCTATGTGAAAAGCAGCCATTGGGCCAGCATACAATGTATACAGCGATCCTTGCCGACGGCACAGCTCCCCTAACATTCCCCTCTGTCGAGCCAAAAAGGCTCACACCCTTCACTTCCCGGCCCGCTGCTTTCCAAATCAACACACAGATGTGTCGCGCCAACGAGTGTATATGAGTGATTTCCTCACCATATGAtcttcatggtgagccccaccactTTCATGGTTCAGATCTCCCACACGTGTGAATTCCACGTATGATTAGCTAACGactgagagcacttgcctttctATCAGCATCAAGAGCATCAACGGCGATCAAGACACCGAAGAGAATGACAAGGAATGAAAGAAAATGCAAGTTCGCCATTGCTTTGAGAGCATTCAGCCATTCACCGATCCAAGAATCTGAAATGCAATTGCAATTTCTATGATTTGGGAAATCTTATATTTACACTTATGTCCCTATCAAAAACAGCAGTACCAATTTAATACATTCCATGTGTGTATGGATTTACTCGGATTCTCCTCTGTCAATGCACTTACACTTTTGGACTTTGTATCTTCAAAAAAGTAATAATCCAGTTCATTAATCgatctgggccgttcattagGTCCAGGCCGCACTTCAACTGGGTACCATTCAAAAATGCCAACGGCCGTTGTATTCTATCCATCAGATAGAATACGCCAATttcagatggataggatcatccgaTCGGTACGATTTTAGCAGTGTAGACCATTGAATATATTGGACAGTTCTGATCTTCGGATTGGACTGTGCATATGTCCAACTGTAAGTAGGAGATCAGTACCATTTGTTAGGACAGGAAGTGGGAAAATACAACCCACGATTTCTATTTTTCTAATTTGGCTTTGATTATGAAAGGCAGAAATTGGCGGGATTCTCCAACCAATGCATCAACTTGATACTCGGGTCATGGTCAGTAAGTTggtcagtaatccagaccattgtttTGTTTTGTCCTACCGTAGATGGACCATGCCTGAAAAATTCTCACTTTAAAAGATCATAGCCGCTAAACTTAGCCCTCTTTTTAGGTGAATGTGGACCGTTTCTATGTTTCTCTTTGCAACCATCTACTGATGACCATAAATCAGAAGGCTAGGATTGTCAGGATGTCTTGCTGTGTTCTACATTTAGGGCCAGCAAACTAACGGCCTGGATTAGCGAAATATTGCCCTACTTGTCAAAATGAAAACCTGAGTATgagaaatgctctagtgctcTAAGAGCACTATTAGTTAAGAGTGCTCCGAGTTGCATGTGTCACCTGGACAGTCCAATTGATGAATCTGAACCGTCTATCATGTCCAGAGCACATTTTATGGGCTATTACACCAAAAATTACcctgatcggatgatccaatccatccttgatttgttctTATTTTAGCGGCCATCCTTTTTTCATAGCCATGGGTGGTATGGTTAGGATTTCCTGACAAAAGTGATTACTTAGAATCATGAGCTATTTATGATGGGATCCAACAACTAGATTTATCAAAATGATGATTGGGTCTATTTCTGTATAAATGATCTGTACCGTCCAAGTTTAAGGGCCAATGATCAAATGAGCATGATTGTCGGATTAGAGTAATATTTTCCTGATAGTCCACAAAATCTGTGCTGGACCTAATGTACAGTCTAGATCAAGCCATTGGATTGTTTAAGTGTGCCAATACAACTAGTTTGGACAGCACGCAAAAATAAAATTCCTCTTTAAATGGTACATTTATTGTAGAATACAATTATAATTATAATGCAAAGTATAGAAGATGTACGATATGTATCCATGCCAttgattgggtgggccacaacttgGGGACAGGCCATCTCCTAATATCTCCCGTATCAGATGACCGTAGACATCGGATGTTAGATTATTTGATGGGGGATGGGCTACAACAAGAAAAACTCAATCTGgcaagaaggtgggccccacatgtacagtttATTTGCTGGGATGAACGAATTATACACCGAGGTAGAGAGCGGATTGCTTATTGAGGAGtaaatccattttttcagctccttttagggcatgagcccaaaattgaagcatatccaaagcttaagtggaccattctATAGGAGACAGTGGGAACAATGATATCCAACGTTAAAACTTTCCTGTACCCCGTTGATGTTCagttatcatccaacctattcataagatcatacagacatggatggagggaaaacacgaacatcaggttgatccaaaactcatacggccacgagaaattttcaatgataggtatttaacttaagcttttgatatgctttaactttcacttgtttcttGACCATATTTGTATGGTTGACCGCAAATTCCTGTGTTTGGTTTATTGACAGTAAAATCATAATAacaatatattttttctttaatatCAAATCATAAAATGTATGTACTAGTCCTTATTTAGATTTGAGATTTTTACAATAATATTATGAAATTATGTAatttatatttatgattttcatgTTTGATTTAACAATGGCAAAATCCCAATACTTTTCCTTTTTATTACCACGGTAATTGATAATCCAAACCCATCTAAATCAGGAAAGCATGACACATGTAACATTTCATCACTTTTATATCAAATCATGACATCCATGCACTGAGGTTAGTATTTagaattgaaatttttatattAATATCGTGAAAAActataatgattacaaatttcatAATCTCTTGAGAACATCTGCACTCGACAGACATTTCTCGCATTTGGCTTTGCAGTGGTAAAATCACAATGCTCCTTTTCATTGCCATGGTAACTAGCAATCCAAACACATTGTTAGGGGAACTAGATAGCATGATACTTAcaacacatggagagagagagagagagagagagagcactgcTACATTTTTAATGTTGTGATTCACTTGAGTTCTAGATATGCTTTGTTTGTTAGGAATCTCTTAAGTTGAGCTCACATAACAGATGAATAGAGTTAAACATCATACATGCATTATTGCAAGTCCCACCGTGCTTTTAATTGCACACCCACCCAACATATGTGCTGGTGCGTGCAGTTTCCAATCAAAGGGAATATCAT belongs to Magnolia sinica isolate HGM2019 chromosome 8, MsV1, whole genome shotgun sequence and includes:
- the LOC131253812 gene encoding subtilisin-like protease SBT4.9 is translated as MANLHFLSFLVILFGVLIAVDALDADRKASALSPGREVKGVSLFGSTEGNVRGAVPSARIAVYIVCWPNGCFSHSVLAAFNDAIADGVDIVSISLGPAASAYYDHDSIAIGAFHAMQKGILTSQSSGNNGPVPAFLLSVAPWVLTVAQAAPIDGSSISLDLEMARHFWSCIDGCLDEKA